A window of the Budorcas taxicolor isolate Tak-1 chromosome 10, Takin1.1, whole genome shotgun sequence genome harbors these coding sequences:
- the DUOXA1 gene encoding dual oxidase maturation factor 1, which yields MQKSGACTRLYFLEDCSFISWPPLIHTKRNPTVSCDRASASPEQPKMAAFGHTFPFYAGPKLTFPTDTTLAVIVAIFLTSLATFIIILPGIRGKMRLFWMLRVVTSLFIGAVILAVNFSSEWSVGQVSTNTSYKAFSSQWISANVGLQIGLGGVNITLTGTPVQQLNETIDYNEEFTWHLGENYAEEYANALEKGLPDPVLYLAEKFTPHSPCGLHGQYRLAGHYTSAMLWVAFLCWLLANVMLSMPVLVYGGHMLLATGLFQLLGLLFFSTATSLTPPCPLRLGAATLHTHRGPAYWITLTTGLLCVLLGLAMVVAHRMQPHRLKAFFSQSVGEDPVLESNPEEGGLLSPRYRSTTDSPEPQDIPLSEASSEAPCEEPDCAL from the exons ATGCAGAAGTCTGGAGCTTGTACTAGGCTGTATTTCCTTGAAGACTGCAGCTTTATTTCTTGGCCACCCCTAATACACACAAAAAGGAACCCCACTGTATCCTGTGATAG AGCCTCTGCCTCCCCTGAACAACCCAAAATGGCTGCTTTTGGACACACATTCCCCTTCTATGCTGGGCCCAAGCTGACCTTCCCAACGGACACCACATTGGCCGTCATCGTCGccatctttctgacttcactggcCACCTTCATCATCATCCTGCCAGGCATTCGGGGCAAGAtg AGGCTGTTCTGGATGCTGCGGGTAGTGACCAGCTTATTCATTGGAGCTGTGATCCTCG CCGTGAATTTCAGTTCTGAGTGGTCTGTGGGCCAGGTGAGCACCAACACATCCTACAAGGCCTTCAGTTCCCAGTGGATCAGCGCCAACGTTGGGCTGCAGATTGGGCTGGGAGGCGTCAACATCACGCTCACAG GGACCCCAGTACAGCAGCTGAATGAGACCATTGATTACAACGAGGAGTTCACCTGGCATCTGGGGGAAAACTACGCGGAGGAGTATGCCAACGCACTGGAGAAGGGGCTGCCAGACCCCGTGCTCTACCTGGCCGAGAAGTTCACCCCACACAGCCCCTGTGGCCTGCATGGCCAGTACCGCCTAGCGGGACACTACACCTCGGCTATGCTGTG GGTGGCATTCCTCTGCTGGCTGCTGGCCAACGTGATGCTGTCCATGCCTGTGCTGGTCTACGGTGGCCACATGTTGCTGGCCACAGGTCTCTTCCAGCTGTTGGGACTGCTCTTCTTCTCCACGGCCACATCCCTCACCCCGCCCTGTCCCTTGCGCCTGGGTGCCGCCACGCTGCACACTCACCGTGGGCCTGCCTATTGGATCACGTTAACCACAG GACTGCTGTGTGTGCTGCTGGGTCTGGCCATGGTGGTGGCTCACAGGATGCAGCCCCACAGGCTGAAAGCTTTCTTCAGCCAGAGTGTGGGGGAGGACCCTGTGCTGGAGTCGAATCCCGAGGAAGGGGGACTCCTGAGCCCTCGCTACCGGTCCACCACTGACAGCCCCGAGCCGCAGGACATCCCTCTGTCAGAGGCTTCCTCTGAGGCCCCCTGCGAGGAGCCTGACTGTGCCCTGTAA